Proteins from a single region of Murdochiella vaginalis:
- a CDS encoding phage tail tape measure protein, whose amino-acid sequence MADRIKGITVEIGGDTTGLSKALSGVNKEIRNTQSQLKDVNRLLKLDPANTILLAQKQKLLKDAVGETKDKLEQLKSVQEQMDAGLKNGTLTQQQYDAWQREIIATEQELEKFEEQVKSSDSAVSATLKETGSKLQDVGGKISGVGESLTKGVTAPIAAIGAASLAAFSEVDEGLDIVTQKTGASGQALEEMQSIVKSLATEIPTDFATAGAAVGEVNTRFGLTGQALSELSGKFIKFAQLNNTDVSTSVDNVSSVLNAFGQSTDDAGSLLDALNATGQSTGISMDQLARGLSSNAAQFKEMGLSAEEAAGFMGMVEMSGLDTSAAMMGLKTAMKSAAADGKSLDEALQGFSDTMNSNQSETEKLQAAYDLFGTRAGAAIYNAVQTGKLNLEDLSGMLGDFSGSVENTFSETLDPIDQFQMTMNSLKETGADIGNSLAAVLAPVLERISEGLKRFSEVWQSIPAPAQQTLVTIALIAAALGPLLIVIGKVVSAVGTIMTNMPAIAGAITKVKTVMSSLNATLLANPITLIVAGIGTLVAAFLHLWNTSESFRTSILSTWNQIKEAFSAFESGIIERLNALGLNFTSFGQLISAIWNGFTQLLAPVFQGAFQAIAAILQGALHVLTGIFDIFTGLFTGNWSTVWNGIKEVFSGVWTAISGIFSSVWATIQGVANTALGWFGATWESVWNGIKSFFEGIWNGIAGFFSSIWNAITGTVSGALSSISGTVSSVFNGIKSTASGIWNGIKSTITGVINGIKSGISTVFNGIKSTVTSVFNGIKSTATSVWNGIKTAITSPIEAAKNTIKGIVDSIKGFFSGLHISLPKIKLPHFSISGGFSIIPPRVPHLSISWYKEGGIMTNPTLFGMNGSSLMAGGEAGPEAILPLEGFYKELRSILTSQLNTEGMEKYLAVIAANSSKGIYLEDGTLIGKLLPVIDQKLGQEQKWNARLSL is encoded by the coding sequence GTGGCCGACAGAATCAAAGGCATAACTGTGGAAATCGGCGGCGATACCACCGGCCTTTCCAAAGCCCTCTCAGGCGTGAACAAAGAGATCCGAAACACCCAGTCCCAGCTCAAAGACGTAAACCGCCTCTTAAAGCTGGATCCGGCAAACACCATACTTCTGGCGCAAAAACAAAAACTCCTCAAAGATGCCGTGGGCGAAACAAAAGATAAGCTCGAACAGCTCAAATCCGTGCAAGAGCAGATGGATGCGGGGCTGAAAAACGGCACGCTCACACAGCAGCAATACGATGCCTGGCAACGAGAAATCATTGCAACGGAGCAGGAGCTGGAGAAATTCGAAGAGCAAGTCAAAAGCTCGGACTCCGCTGTCTCCGCGACGCTCAAAGAGACGGGAAGCAAACTGCAGGATGTGGGCGGAAAAATCTCCGGTGTCGGGGAATCCCTCACCAAAGGCGTGACGGCACCCATCGCCGCTATTGGCGCGGCTTCCCTTGCGGCCTTTTCTGAAGTGGATGAAGGCTTGGATATCGTGACGCAGAAAACCGGCGCTTCCGGGCAGGCGCTTGAAGAGATGCAGAGCATCGTCAAAAGCCTTGCCACGGAAATCCCCACAGACTTTGCCACAGCCGGTGCCGCTGTAGGTGAGGTGAATACAAGATTTGGTCTCACCGGACAGGCGCTCTCCGAGCTATCCGGCAAGTTCATCAAGTTTGCCCAGCTCAACAACACGGACGTTTCGACTTCTGTGGATAATGTCTCCTCTGTTCTCAATGCCTTCGGGCAAAGCACGGACGATGCAGGAAGCCTCTTGGATGCTTTAAATGCGACCGGACAGTCCACGGGCATCTCCATGGATCAGCTGGCACGAGGACTCTCCTCCAATGCCGCCCAGTTTAAGGAGATGGGCCTCTCCGCCGAAGAAGCGGCAGGTTTTATGGGCATGGTGGAAATGTCCGGTCTGGATACCTCGGCCGCCATGATGGGCTTAAAGACCGCCATGAAGAGTGCCGCGGCAGACGGGAAGTCCTTAGATGAAGCCCTGCAAGGTTTCTCCGATACGATGAACTCCAACCAGTCGGAAACCGAGAAACTGCAGGCGGCCTATGACCTCTTTGGCACCCGCGCAGGAGCGGCCATCTACAATGCCGTGCAGACAGGAAAGCTCAATCTGGAAGACCTCTCCGGCATGCTCGGAGATTTTTCGGGAAGCGTCGAGAACACCTTCAGCGAAACCTTGGATCCCATCGATCAGTTTCAGATGACCATGAACTCGCTGAAAGAAACGGGTGCAGATATCGGAAACAGCCTGGCTGCGGTGCTTGCTCCTGTTCTTGAACGCATCTCAGAAGGACTCAAACGTTTCTCGGAAGTCTGGCAAAGCATCCCGGCGCCCGCCCAGCAGACGCTTGTGACGATTGCCCTTATTGCGGCGGCACTGGGACCTTTGCTCATCGTCATCGGTAAAGTGGTTTCTGCCGTCGGAACCATTATGACGAATATGCCGGCCATTGCTGGAGCTATCACCAAAGTAAAAACCGTGATGTCGTCTCTCAATGCCACACTTCTCGCCAATCCCATCACGCTCATTGTGGCCGGGATTGGTACGCTGGTAGCAGCCTTTCTGCATCTATGGAACACCTCCGAGAGTTTTCGTACCTCCATTCTTTCGACATGGAATCAGATTAAAGAAGCCTTTAGCGCCTTTGAAAGCGGCATCATCGAAAGGTTAAACGCGCTGGGGCTGAATTTCACCTCCTTTGGTCAGCTCATTTCGGCCATCTGGAACGGCTTCACCCAGCTATTAGCGCCCGTCTTTCAAGGCGCTTTTCAGGCGATTGCCGCCATTTTGCAGGGAGCGCTCCATGTCCTGACGGGCATCTTTGACATCTTCACCGGCCTCTTTACCGGAAACTGGAGCACCGTCTGGAACGGCATCAAGGAAGTATTCAGCGGCGTCTGGACAGCCATTTCCGGCATTTTCTCAAGCGTTTGGGCAACCATTCAGGGTGTGGCCAACACGGCCCTTGGATGGTTCGGTGCCACCTGGGAATCGGTCTGGAACGGGATCAAGAGCTTCTTTGAAGGCATCTGGAACGGCATTGCAGGCTTTTTCTCCAGCATCTGGAACGCCATAACCGGCACCGTATCCGGGGCACTGTCTTCCATTTCCGGGACAGTAAGCAGCGTCTTTAACGGGATCAAAAGCACGGCATCCGGCATCTGGAACGGGATTAAATCAACGATTACGGGAGTGATCAACGGCATCAAATCGGGCATCAGCACCGTATTTAATGGAATCAAATCGACTGTGACCTCCGTCTTTAATGGAATCAAGTCCACTGCGACCAGCGTTTGGAACGGCATCAAGACGGCCATTACCTCGCCGATTGAGGCGGCGAAGAACACCATCAAGGGGATCGTAGACTCCATCAAGGGTTTCTTCTCGGGGCTTCATATCAGCCTGCCCAAAATTAAGCTCCCGCATTTTTCCATCTCGGGCGGCTTTTCCATCATCCCGCCGCGCGTGCCGCACCTTTCCATCAGCTGGTACAAAGAAGGCGGCATTATGACAAATCCCACGCTCTTTGGGATGAATGGATCTTCTCTCATGGCCGGCGGCGAGGCAGGCCCTGAGGCCATTTTGCCGCTTGAGGGATTTTACAAGGAACTCAGAAGCATCCTGACAAGCCAGCTTAATACCGAGGGCATGGAGAAATATCTCGCCGTCATCGCCGCCAATAGCTCGAAAGGCATTTATCTCGAAGACGGCACGCTCATCGGAAAACTTCTCCCGGTCATTGATCAGAAGCTCGGTCAGGAGCAGAAATGGAATGCGAGGTTAAGCCTATGA
- a CDS encoding major tail protein yields the protein MPEQNKVKYNIKNVYAAKLTETIAEDGASTFAYATPKRIPGAVSLSLDAEGESSPFYADGIVYFRTVTNNGYSGDLEIALIPEWFRTEILQETLDAKGVLVENSNAAESVKFALLFEFDGDIKAIRHVLYNCTASRPSIASETKEDTIEPGTETLSLTADPRSDGLVKAKTGDGTDATTYDGWYTAVYVPTNKTAGGAA from the coding sequence ATGCCTGAACAGAATAAAGTCAAATACAACATCAAAAACGTCTATGCGGCCAAGCTCACCGAGACGATTGCAGAAGATGGCGCTTCCACTTTTGCCTATGCCACGCCCAAACGCATCCCGGGCGCGGTGTCGCTCTCGCTGGATGCCGAGGGAGAATCTTCGCCATTTTATGCAGACGGGATTGTCTACTTCCGCACCGTGACCAACAACGGTTACTCGGGCGATTTGGAGATTGCCCTCATCCCGGAGTGGTTTCGCACCGAGATTTTGCAGGAAACGCTCGATGCCAAGGGCGTGCTCGTGGAAAACTCCAATGCTGCAGAATCCGTCAAGTTTGCACTGCTCTTTGAATTCGACGGGGACATCAAGGCTATTCGCCACGTACTCTACAACTGCACAGCCTCGCGTCCTTCCATCGCATCAGAAACCAAGGAGGACACCATTGAGCCGGGCACCGAGACGCTGTCGCTTACGGCAGACCCCAGAAGCGACGGGTTGGTGAAGGCCAAGACCGGTGACGGAACGGACGCTACAACCTATGACGGATGGTATACGGCCGTATACGTCCCGACCAATAAAACGGCTGGAGGCGCCGCATGA
- a CDS encoding HK97 gp10 family phage protein produces the protein MTRKVSVDEMADQIHLALQEYAKVASDDMKRIVKSTATSVKKEIQQNAPQDSGDYKKSWATKTTRENANLLEVTVHSKDRYQLAHLLEKGHAKRGGGRTRAFPHIAPAEANGEEKLMSELERSLSDG, from the coding sequence ATGACAAGAAAAGTATCCGTCGATGAGATGGCCGATCAGATTCATCTGGCGCTCCAGGAGTATGCGAAAGTTGCGAGCGATGATATGAAAAGAATCGTCAAAAGCACAGCCACCTCGGTCAAGAAAGAGATTCAGCAGAACGCGCCACAAGATTCTGGCGACTACAAGAAAAGCTGGGCGACTAAGACGACCAGAGAAAATGCCAACCTGCTGGAGGTGACCGTCCATTCCAAGGACCGCTACCAGCTGGCACACCTCTTGGAAAAAGGACACGCCAAACGCGGCGGAGGACGCACGCGCGCTTTTCCGCATATTGCTCCAGCAGAAGCAAACGGCGAAGAAAAGCTGATGAGCGAACTGGAAAGGAGCCTCTCCGATGGATGA
- a CDS encoding phage head closure protein, with translation MDISLLNARVTFQKKSVTTDRYGNQIAEWTDFYSCAATISGEGGGETFVAASEEDRTDMAVTIRWCRKASEITMTGFRILFLGEPYDINRIDHLSFKKKALKFFCRKERP, from the coding sequence ATGGATATTTCGCTCTTAAACGCCCGCGTGACTTTTCAGAAGAAAAGTGTGACAACCGACCGCTATGGCAACCAAATCGCCGAGTGGACAGACTTTTATTCCTGTGCGGCGACCATCTCCGGCGAAGGTGGCGGTGAAACCTTTGTTGCTGCTTCCGAGGAAGATCGAACCGATATGGCGGTGACGATTCGCTGGTGCAGGAAAGCTTCGGAAATCACCATGACGGGATTTCGGATCCTGTTTCTTGGCGAGCCTTATGACATCAACCGCATCGACCATTTAAGTTTCAAGAAAAAGGCCCTCAAGTTTTTCTGCAGAAAGGAGCGCCCATGA
- a CDS encoding head-tail connector protein has protein sequence MISLAEAKNYLRVDFSDDDVLIADLLQNATSLVANVARLNLETELAGVKNAPVAILYTVAYLFEHREEADHHDLTLTLRSLLFGDRKAGF, from the coding sequence ATCATAAGCCTTGCGGAAGCAAAGAACTATCTGCGTGTCGACTTTTCCGATGACGACGTGCTCATTGCAGACCTCTTGCAGAATGCAACAAGCCTTGTCGCGAATGTCGCGCGACTGAACTTGGAAACAGAACTTGCCGGAGTCAAAAACGCACCCGTGGCCATTCTCTATACCGTCGCCTACCTCTTTGAGCACCGGGAAGAAGCTGACCATCATGATCTCACCCTCACGCTTCGCTCGCTTTTATTCGGAGACAGAAAGGCGGGATTTTAG
- a CDS encoding phage major capsid protein, translating into MNITEMRTKRAKLWNTMEGFLETHRNSMGYLSAEDNETYNKMEADLDAMTNEVKRMERRDAIEAELSRPVDQPLTQKPERAMTMKSEKAGRASDAYHEDFDRHLRGKQLLHNVLSEGVDADGGYLVPEEFEREIVMQLEEENVVRSLAKVITTQHERKIPIANTHSQAQWTAENAAYTESNPTFAQKQIDAFKLTDLCRVSVELLQDSAFDIEDYLMKEFARAFGVAEEEAFCVGTGTTQPTGIFTAQGGTVGVTAASSTAITADELISLVYALKSPYRRNAKFLMNDATISAIRKLKDQNGAYLWQPSLQAGQPDRLLGYELYTSPYAPVVAAGALTVAFGDFKNYWIGDRAGRTVQRLNELYATNGQIGYVATERVDGKVILPEGIQLLQMKAGA; encoded by the coding sequence ATGAATATCACCGAAATGAGAACGAAACGTGCCAAGCTCTGGAACACGATGGAAGGCTTTCTGGAAACCCACCGCAACAGCATGGGCTACCTGTCCGCCGAGGACAATGAAACCTACAACAAGATGGAAGCAGACCTTGATGCCATGACCAACGAGGTCAAGCGCATGGAGCGGCGCGATGCGATCGAAGCGGAACTGTCCCGTCCCGTTGACCAGCCGCTCACACAGAAGCCGGAACGCGCGATGACCATGAAGTCGGAAAAAGCCGGTCGCGCCTCGGATGCTTACCATGAGGACTTTGACCGTCACCTGCGCGGCAAACAGCTGCTTCACAACGTCCTCTCCGAAGGCGTGGATGCCGACGGCGGCTACCTAGTGCCGGAGGAATTTGAGCGAGAGATTGTCATGCAGCTGGAAGAAGAAAACGTCGTGCGCTCGCTCGCGAAAGTCATCACTACCCAGCATGAGCGCAAGATTCCCATTGCCAACACCCACTCCCAGGCACAGTGGACGGCAGAAAATGCCGCCTATACGGAGAGTAATCCCACCTTTGCCCAGAAGCAGATTGATGCCTTCAAGCTGACGGATCTCTGCCGCGTGAGTGTGGAACTCTTGCAGGATTCGGCCTTCGACATTGAAGATTACCTCATGAAGGAATTTGCTCGCGCCTTCGGTGTGGCCGAGGAAGAGGCCTTCTGCGTCGGCACCGGCACCACCCAGCCCACCGGCATCTTCACCGCACAGGGCGGCACTGTGGGCGTGACGGCGGCAAGCTCGACAGCCATCACGGCTGACGAACTCATCAGCCTTGTGTATGCGCTGAAATCGCCCTACCGCAGAAACGCCAAGTTCCTCATGAACGATGCTACCATCTCAGCGATTCGCAAGCTGAAAGACCAGAACGGCGCCTATCTGTGGCAGCCTTCTCTGCAGGCCGGCCAGCCGGACCGACTGTTGGGCTATGAACTCTACACCTCGCCTTATGCACCGGTAGTTGCCGCCGGCGCACTCACCGTTGCCTTTGGCGACTTTAAGAACTACTGGATTGGCGACCGCGCGGGCCGGACTGTACAGCGCCTGAATGAGCTCTACGCCACGAACGGCCAGATCGGCTACGTCGCTACCGAGCGTGTAGACGGCAAGGTCATTCTGCCGGAAGGCATTCAGCTCTTGCAGATGAAAGCTGGAGCATAA
- a CDS encoding head maturation protease, ClpP-related, with the protein MLEPLPTLKHQERRNKTVKKKFWNWKVNHSKDGAEERILELYGTIAEESWFDDDITPVMFKKELFNGDGPITIWINSPGGDCIAASQIYGMLMDYPGEVTVKIDGLAASAASVIVMAGTRVLMVPTALMMIHNPATAAFGDHGEMERAIDMLEEVKESIINAYEIRTSLPRKQLARMMEDETWMNAKKAIDLGFADALLTDSKREVPADLESYSFAASAVDRALVAKMKEKLKPQEMELPVGRSVDDLKASLYKKLL; encoded by the coding sequence ATGCTGGAGCCTTTGCCAACCTTGAAGCATCAGGAAAGGAGGAACAAGACAGTGAAGAAGAAATTCTGGAACTGGAAAGTGAACCACAGCAAAGACGGCGCTGAGGAAAGGATTCTTGAGCTGTACGGCACTATTGCTGAAGAAAGCTGGTTTGACGATGATATTACGCCCGTCATGTTCAAAAAAGAGCTCTTTAACGGAGACGGTCCCATCACCATCTGGATCAACTCGCCGGGCGGCGACTGCATTGCCGCCAGCCAAATCTACGGCATGCTTATGGATTATCCCGGTGAAGTCACGGTCAAGATTGATGGCCTTGCGGCATCCGCCGCTTCGGTCATCGTCATGGCCGGAACAAGGGTGCTCATGGTGCCGACCGCCCTCATGATGATCCATAATCCGGCTACCGCCGCTTTTGGCGATCACGGAGAGATGGAGCGAGCCATCGATATGCTGGAGGAAGTGAAGGAATCCATCATCAACGCCTATGAAATCCGCACGAGCCTTCCGAGAAAACAGCTCGCCCGGATGATGGAAGATGAAACGTGGATGAATGCGAAAAAAGCCATCGATCTGGGCTTCGCCGATGCGCTATTGACCGATAGCAAACGGGAAGTACCAGCAGATCTGGAGAGCTACAGCTTCGCCGCCTCGGCCGTCGACCGGGCGCTTGTCGCGAAAATGAAGGAAAAGCTCAAACCGCAAGAAATGGAATTACCCGTGGGACGCTCTGTGGATGACCTCAAAGCGTCGTTGTATAAGAAACTGCTTTAA
- a CDS encoding phage portal protein, with protein MGIFSGLFKSRDKPENRTTGSSYAFYLGGSSSGKAVTERSAMQMTAVYACVRILSEAVAGLPLHLYRYKEDGGKEKALTHTLYRLLHDEPNPEMSSFVFRETLMTHLLLWGNAYAQVIRNGKGEVVALYPLMPNKMSVNRGSDGNLYYEYARQTEEAHTMKGSTVRLKPSDVLHIPGLGFDGLVGYSPIAMAKNAIGLAIATEEYGSKFFANGAAPSGVLEHPGTIKDPARIRDSWTATFGGSGNANKIAVLEEGMKYTPISISPEQAQFLETRKFQIDEIARIFRVPPHMVGDLEKSSFSNIEQQSLEFVTYTLDPWVVRWEQSIHRRLLNPEEKQDFFVKFNVEGLLRGDYQSRMSGYATARQNGWMSANDIRELENLDRIPKEEGGDLYLINGNMLPLSHAGAFANLEASGKEEQDSEEEILELESEPQQRRR; from the coding sequence ATGGGGATTTTTAGCGGACTATTCAAGTCCAGAGATAAGCCGGAAAACCGCACAACAGGCAGTAGCTACGCCTTTTATCTGGGAGGATCTTCGTCCGGCAAAGCCGTCACGGAACGCTCCGCCATGCAGATGACGGCGGTCTATGCCTGCGTCCGGATTCTCTCCGAAGCTGTTGCAGGCCTTCCGCTTCACCTCTACCGCTACAAGGAGGATGGCGGAAAGGAAAAGGCGCTCACGCATACGCTCTATCGGCTCCTCCACGATGAGCCCAATCCCGAGATGAGCTCCTTCGTGTTTCGGGAGACGCTCATGACGCATCTGCTTCTGTGGGGCAATGCCTATGCGCAGGTTATTCGAAACGGTAAGGGCGAGGTCGTTGCCCTGTATCCTCTCATGCCAAACAAGATGAGCGTGAACCGTGGGTCTGACGGCAATCTCTACTACGAATACGCCAGACAGACTGAAGAAGCCCACACCATGAAAGGCTCTACGGTACGGCTGAAACCATCGGACGTATTGCATATTCCGGGACTGGGCTTTGACGGACTGGTCGGCTACAGCCCCATCGCCATGGCCAAAAACGCCATCGGCCTTGCCATCGCCACGGAAGAATACGGCTCGAAATTCTTTGCCAACGGCGCCGCTCCTTCGGGTGTGCTGGAACATCCCGGCACCATCAAGGATCCAGCGCGAATTCGTGACAGCTGGACGGCTACCTTCGGCGGTTCCGGGAATGCCAATAAGATCGCAGTCCTCGAGGAAGGCATGAAATACACGCCCATCTCGATTTCCCCGGAGCAGGCACAGTTCTTGGAGACGCGCAAATTTCAAATCGATGAGATTGCACGCATCTTCCGCGTGCCACCGCATATGGTGGGCGACCTGGAAAAGTCAAGCTTCTCGAATATCGAACAACAGTCCCTCGAGTTTGTGACCTACACCCTGGATCCCTGGGTGGTGCGCTGGGAACAGTCCATTCACCGCAGGCTCTTAAATCCGGAGGAAAAGCAGGACTTCTTCGTGAAGTTCAATGTGGAGGGCCTCTTACGAGGGGATTACCAAAGCCGTATGTCCGGCTACGCCACAGCCCGTCAGAACGGATGGATGAGCGCCAATGACATCCGGGAACTGGAAAACCTCGACCGCATTCCCAAAGAGGAAGGCGGCGATTTGTATTTAATCAACGGCAACATGCTCCCGCTCTCTCATGCTGGAGCCTTTGCCAACCTTGAAGCATCAGGAAAGGAGGAACAAGACAGTGAAGAAGAAATTCTGGAACTGGAAAGTGAACCACAGCAAAGACGGCGCTGA
- a CDS encoding terminase large subunit has protein sequence MRKLKDYQPTRFMAEGSHYDKQKADYAVAFIECLKHTKGTWAGKPFQLIDWQERIIRDLFGIVKENGYRQFNTAYIEIPKKMGKSELAAAVALLLCCGDGEQRAEVYGCAADRQQATIVFDVAADMVRMSPALKKRVKILGSQKRIIFHPTNSFYQVLSAEAYSKHGFNIHGVVFDELHTQPNRKLFDVMTKGSGDARMQPLYFLITTAGTDTNSICYETHQKAKDILEGRKVDQTFYPVIYGADKNDDWTDPEVWKKANPSLGITVGMDKVKAACESARQNPAEENSFRQLRLNQWVKQAVRWMPMEVWDKCAFPVDPDKLEGRVCYGGLDLSSTTDVTAFVLVFPPEDPEGKYDILPFFWVPEDTLELRVMRDHVPYDVWEKQGFLNTTEGNVIHYGFIESFIEELGEKYNIREIAFDRWGAVQMVQNFEGMGFTVVPFGQGFKDMSPPTKELMKLALEERLAHAGHPVLRWMMDNIYIRRDPAGNIKADKAKSSEKIDGAIATIMALDRAIRCGNDTSESVYDSRGLLVF, from the coding sequence ATGCGAAAGCTCAAAGACTACCAGCCGACCCGCTTTATGGCGGAAGGCTCCCACTACGACAAGCAAAAGGCTGACTATGCCGTCGCCTTCATCGAGTGCCTAAAGCACACCAAAGGCACGTGGGCAGGTAAGCCCTTCCAGCTCATTGACTGGCAGGAGCGCATCATCCGCGACCTCTTTGGCATCGTGAAAGAAAACGGCTACCGCCAGTTCAACACGGCCTACATTGAGATTCCCAAGAAAATGGGCAAGTCCGAACTTGCCGCAGCCGTGGCACTCCTCCTCTGTTGCGGGGATGGCGAACAGCGCGCCGAGGTCTATGGCTGTGCGGCAGATAGACAACAGGCTACAATCGTGTTCGATGTGGCGGCGGATATGGTGCGCATGAGCCCCGCCTTAAAAAAGCGTGTGAAAATCTTGGGCTCCCAGAAACGCATCATCTTTCATCCAACCAACAGCTTCTATCAGGTGCTTTCAGCGGAAGCCTACTCCAAGCACGGCTTTAACATCCACGGTGTGGTCTTTGATGAGCTTCACACGCAGCCCAACCGCAAGCTCTTTGACGTCATGACCAAAGGCTCCGGCGATGCCCGGATGCAGCCACTCTACTTTCTTATCACGACGGCCGGCACGGACACAAACTCCATCTGCTATGAGACGCACCAGAAAGCCAAGGACATCCTCGAAGGCCGAAAGGTCGATCAGACCTTCTACCCGGTGATTTATGGTGCCGACAAAAACGACGACTGGACGGACCCGGAGGTCTGGAAGAAAGCCAATCCATCACTGGGTATCACGGTTGGCATGGATAAGGTCAAGGCCGCCTGTGAGTCGGCAAGGCAAAACCCGGCCGAAGAGAATTCTTTCCGCCAGCTTAGGCTCAATCAATGGGTGAAGCAGGCGGTGCGCTGGATGCCCATGGAGGTCTGGGATAAATGCGCTTTTCCGGTCGATCCGGATAAGCTTGAAGGACGGGTGTGCTACGGTGGTCTTGACCTTTCTTCCACGACCGACGTGACCGCCTTTGTACTGGTGTTTCCGCCGGAGGATCCGGAAGGCAAGTATGATATTCTTCCGTTCTTCTGGGTGCCGGAGGATACGCTCGAGCTTCGGGTGATGCGTGACCACGTACCGTATGACGTGTGGGAAAAACAAGGCTTTCTCAATACCACCGAGGGCAACGTCATTCATTACGGCTTTATCGAAAGCTTCATCGAAGAACTGGGCGAAAAGTACAACATCCGGGAGATTGCCTTTGACCGTTGGGGTGCTGTCCAGATGGTGCAAAACTTCGAGGGTATGGGTTTTACGGTCGTTCCGTTCGGACAGGGCTTTAAGGACATGAGCCCGCCCACCAAAGAGCTGATGAAACTGGCCTTGGAAGAGCGCCTTGCCCATGCCGGTCATCCTGTCCTCCGGTGGATGATGGATAACATCTACATCCGACGAGACCCTGCCGGAAACATCAAGGCGGATAAGGCCAAATCCAGCGAGAAGATCGACGGCGCTATCGCCACCATCATGGCCCTCGACCGGGCGATTCGGTGCGGAAATGATACGTCTGAATCAGTCTACGACAGCCGGGGCCTTCTCGTCTTTTAA
- a CDS encoding DUF6900 domain-containing protein: protein MTNKEHKAQIFQNTTKARQAKIEEQITKLAFEMMPSLEGRSDLEEHGNDAEDFLETSIWSLKDALMAAYRLGQQNA, encoded by the coding sequence ATGACAAACAAGGAACACAAAGCACAAATCTTCCAGAACACAACCAAAGCAAGACAGGCAAAGATCGAAGAGCAAATCACCAAGCTCGCCTTCGAAATGATGCCCTCGCTGGAAGGCAGAAGCGACCTGGAAGAACACGGAAACGACGCAGAAGACTTCCTCGAAACCAGCATCTGGAGCCTGAAAGACGCCTTGATGGCCGCCTACCGGCTCGGACAGCAAAACGCCTAA
- a CDS encoding DUF5049 domain-containing protein, which translates to MDGKIKEQILTIRDSGLTNMFDATAFQRLAFERGYYELVLFIEEHPKAYAHFILTGEENIEK; encoded by the coding sequence ATGGACGGGAAAATCAAAGAGCAGATTCTTACCATCCGGGATAGCGGCCTGACAAATATGTTCGATGCAACCGCATTCCAGCGCCTTGCCTTTGAGCGGGGCTACTATGAGCTGGTATTGTTCATCGAAGAGCACCCGAAAGCGTATGCCCATTTCATCCTCACAGGTGAAGAAAACATTGAAAAATAG
- a CDS encoding DUF4314 domain-containing protein translates to MRKELLEHLRLKYPVGSRVELLHMDDVQAPPQGTLGTVIGIDDMGSLLVRWENGSGLNVLFGVDEVRKVGR, encoded by the coding sequence ATGCGTAAAGAGTTACTGGAACATCTGCGACTCAAATATCCTGTCGGTTCTCGCGTGGAGCTTCTGCACATGGACGATGTGCAGGCTCCGCCACAAGGCACACTCGGCACCGTGATTGGCATTGACGATATGGGTTCCCTTCTCGTCCGCTGGGAGAACGGCTCCGGGCTAAACGTCCTCTTTGGCGTCGATGAGGTCCGAAAGGTAGGCCGGTGA